GACTTCCACCGGACTCTTGAATCCGGGCACGGAGATCGGCGAGATCGCCCGCGAGCACGACGCCACGTTCGTCGTCGACGGAGTGACCTGTATCGGCGGCGACGAGTTCCTCATGGACGAGTGGAACGTCGACATCGCCATCACCGACGCGCAGAAGGCGCTCGCGGCCCCGCCGGGGATTAGCGCGATGTGGGTCCGACACGGCGTCGAAGAGCGGTTTGACGGCGAGGCCGCTCCGTTCTACGAGGACCTCGACTGGCACCTCCGGAAGGAGGAGAGCCACCAGACGCCCTTTACCAGTGCCGTCCCGCTGTTCCGCGCGCTCGCGGTCGCCGTCGAGGACATCGTCGCCGAGACGATGCCGACGCGCATCCGCCGCCACCAGCGACAGGCCGCCGCGTTCCGCGCGGGGTTCGAGGCGATGGGCCTGGAACTGTTCGCGAACGCTGACGGACCCACGGAGCTTTCGAACACCGTCACGTCGGTGTCGCTCCCCGACGAGGTGTACGGCGACGACGCCCCGGACTTCTTCGACGGCGTCGCCGAGCGCAACGTCAGCATCTCCGGCGGACAGGCACACCTCGGCGGACAGATCTTCCGCGTGTCGAACATGGGTCACCTCACGTCCGAGCAGGTGCTCCGTGGCGTCCGCACGGTCGGGGAGGCGATGGCCGACGCCGGCGTCGACGTGGAGACCGAAACCGGCGTCGAGGCGGCGCGGGCGGCGTTGGCCGAGTAACCGTCGAGTCGCCGCCGCCCCGGGCCCCGAAGACACTTATCGAACGCTCGGCGACCCTTCGGCGATGCGCCGACCGACCCGCCTCGTCCTCCTCGGCCTCCTCTCGCTCACGACGGCCTTCGCCCTCCCGTTCGTCGATTTCGTCACCGCCGACTGGGACCGCGACTACCGATACCGCGCTCCGACCGACGGCTTCTGCGCCGACGCCGTCGACGAGCCCCGCGCGGGGACGGCCGCCGACAGCGCCGTCGACGCCGATTTCGTCGTCGACCGGACGGCCCTCCCGACCGACGTCCGGCGACACGTCCGCCGCGCCGAGACGAACGGCTCGTACGTCGTCGAGACCGATCCAGGCGGGCCGTTCTCCTTTCCGAGCGACTACCAGGCCCGCGGCGAGGGCTGTTACGCCGTCCGCGACACCGCCGGCGGCGACACCCGGTACCGGACGCTCGTGACGGACGCGGTCACCCACCGGGCGGATCCGTCGCAGGTTCGGGCCGTTCGGCTCGGTAGTCAGGTCGCTGCCGCCCTGGGTGGGCTCTCGCTTCTGGCCGGCGTCGGTCTCGGGATCCGCCGACGGTGGCGACGCCGATAAAGTGGATCGCTCGGTCCACGCCGTGCGAAGAGTTATTGCGCCCCCCGTGGGTGTCTGTGTCTGGGTCACACGACAGCGTTCATGCTGACGGCCGGCCACCCCGCGGGTACTGCGGGGACCGTCGCCGCCGTCGTGGCGGTGTACTTCCGGGACCGCGTCGCGAGCGCCGTCGGCCTCCCTCGTCGGTTCCGCCACCGCGAGTAGCCGGGCAGGCGAGCGGCGACCGAACTCAGAACGAGACGTCGGTCTCGAGATCCTCCGTCGCGTCCTCCAGCCCGTCGCGTCTGGCGTCCGACGCGAGTCGCGTCGACAGTTCTTCGTCGCTCAGGAGTTCGGCGAACTCGTCGCGGAAGCGGTGACTCGCCCGTGCGGCGGCGGTCTCGCTCTCGACGACGCGGTACGCGCGCCGCACCGCCTCGGCGTCGGCGTCGATCGCCTCGACGCACGCCTCCACGTCCGCGCCGTCGACGAACAGCCGACGGACGGTCACGATCTCGATGTCGGTCGCGCGGTCGACGTCGGTGACCAGGTGGAGGTCCATCCGCGCCTCGAACACCTCCTGCGCCGTGATCCCGAGATCGGCGGCGATCTCGGCGTCGGTCTCGTCGTCGAAGAAGCGCCGCAGGACCGTCACGAGCGCGTCGTCGACCAGGGTCGAGCGGAAGTCGAACCGCTGGCGCATCGTGGCGACGAGGTCCGTGAGACGCTCGTCCGTGGCTTCGTCATCCCCCCCGGCGAGCGACCCGCGCGTCTCCTCCTGTCGCTCGGTGACCGTATCGGAGCCCGTGGCGTCGATGAAGATGTCACGGAGTTCCTCGGTCTTATCGTCCATGGCGACCGGGCTACACCCTGCGGTGGTAAAAGCCTGCTGTCGCCACGCGTCGCTGACAGTTCGTATGGCGGTGATGTCGACAGCACGGGAACGGCCGGTGCCCACGGCAACCGCCCTCCGCCGCCCTTCGTCAACCAAACGATTAAAGCGGTTTACAGAACATCCTCGAACACAGATGGCGACGAACACAGAGTCGGTCGAACTCGTCGGCGACGAGGTGGTCGGGAACGTGGCCCGCGCCGTCCTGTTCGCCGCCGCGACCGCGGCGACCGCACCCGTCGACCTCGTCCACCCGCTCGCACCGAACGTCCCGATCACCCTCCAGACGCTCTGGGTCTACCTCTCGGGGATCGTCCTGGGGCCGCTCTGGGCCGGCTTCGCCTTCGTCCTCTACCTCCTCGCCGGCGTCGTCGGTCTCCCCGTCTTCGCCGGCGCGAACGCCGGGCTCGGCGTCGTCCTCGGCCCCACTGGGGGGTTCCTCGTCGGCTTCCCCCTGGCGGCCGCCACCATCGGGTTCGTGGCGCACGGGCGAGACGGCCTCAACCCACTGAGCGAGATCCCGGTCCCGCGACTGGCCGTCGCGCTCGTCGCCGGGAGCGCCGTCGTCTACGCGGCCGGGTCGGTCGGCTTCTCGCTCGTCCAGGGGATCGGCCTCCTGGCGAGCGTCACGGCCGTCGTGGTTCCGTTCCTGCCGGTGGCCGCGCTCAAGGCCGCCGTGACGGTCGCCATCGTCCGGAGCGACGCCATCGTCGCCCGCTGAGGTCGGTCGTGATCCGCACCCGGAACCTCACCCACCGGTACGGCGACAGCGTGGCCGTCGACGGCGTCTCGCTCTCCATCGACGACGGCGAGTTCCTCCTCCTCGCCGGACCGAACGGCTCGGGGAAGACCACGCTCGTCCGCCACTTCAACGGACTGCTCGAACCCGACTCGGGGATCGTGGAAGTGAACGGCGAGGCAATCTCCGAGAACGTCGTCGCGGCGCGGACCGCGGTCGGCATGGTGTTCCAGGATCCTCGCGACGGCTTCGTCGCGGCTACCGTCGGTGCGGACGTCGCGTTCGGGCCCGAGAACCTCGGCCTCACGCACGACGAGATTGAACGCCGCGTCGACGACGCGCTCGCGGCGGTCCGTCTCCGGGAGAAGCGCGACGCGCGGATCGAGGCGCTCTCTGGGGGCGAACGCGAACGGGTCGCCATCGCGGGCGCGCTCGCCATGGACCCCGACCACCTCGTCCTCGACGAGCCCTTTACCGGATTGGATTGGCCCGCACGGCGGGCGGTGCTGGAGCGCCTCGACGCGCTGCACGCTGCTGGCAAAAGCGTCGTCGTCGTCACGCACGACCTCCGGGACGTCGCCGCCCTGGCCGGGCGGGTCGTCGTCCTCACCCAGGGCCGGATCGCCCTCGACGCCCCGACCGACGAGATCGACCCCGACCGACTGACCGAGCGAGGGATCCGCCCGCCGTGACCCCCGTGCGACCGCCCACCTCACGCACGGTCAGGACGCGGCGGTGAGCCTCTCGTTCGTCGCGGGCGACTCGCTCGCCCACCGCCTCGACCCGCGGACCAAACTCGCCGTGCAGGCGGGCTTTGCGGTCGCCGCGGTCGCCCACACGACGCCCGTCGGCTTGCTGGCGCTCTCGGGCGCGACGCTCGTCGTGCTCTTTCTCGCTGCGACGCCGGTCGCCGCGAGCCTCCGGTCGTACCGATCGTTCCTGCCGTTCCTCGTCGCCGCGCCGCTCGTTGAGGGGGCGACGCTCGGGCCGCCGTGGTTCGTCGTGAGCGACGCCACCGGTCCCGCCCTCGCCTCCTACCGGGTGGTGTTGCTGTTGCTCGTGTCGACGGCGTACATCCGGACGACGCCCGTCCGGGAGTCCCGTGCTGCGATCCAACACCTCCTCCCGGGTCGCGTCGGCGTCCTCCTGGGCGCTGGTGTCGGTCTCGTCCTGCGGTTCCTCCCGCTGATGCGCCACGACCTCGCCACCATCCGGGCCGCGATGGCCGCACGACTCGGCGACCGCGCTCCCGTCCACGAGCGGATCCGGCTCGTCGGCGTGACCGGCCTCCGGCGGGTGTTCCTGCGCTCCGACCGCTTGGCGCTGGCGTTGCGGGCCCGCTGTTTCTCGTGGAACCCGACGCTCCCCCCGCTGTCGTTCTCCCGACGCGATTACCCCGCGCTGGGCGTGGCGGTCCTCCTGGCGCTGACCGCGCTCTTCTGACGGCACACTCGGCACCGGCCCCGACCGTCGAAGTATTTTTCACTTTACACTCCACCGTTCTCATGGAATCCCCCGATGAGCGTCATCGCCACTCTCGATGTCGCCGCCGAACATTTCGTTCTCGAAGCGGCCATCTCCGAACCCTCGGGGCTCCGCGTGCAACTCGAACGCGTGGTCCCCTCCGACGAGTGGTTCGTGCCGTACTTCTGGGTGGCCGATGGCTCCGTCGACGCCATCGAGACTGCCCTCCGATCCGCGCCGGACATCGACTCGTTCCGCGTGTTAGACCGGATCAACGGGGAGGCGTTGCTCCGCGCGAACTGGTCGACCGACGCGTCGCCGCTCGTCGAGACTATCCACGCCACCAGCGGAGAACTGCTCGACGCCGTCGGCACGGCCGGTGAGTGGCGGGTTCACCTCCGCTTTCCCGATCACACCGACCTGACCGAGTTCTACCGGCGGTGTCACGAACGGGGGATCCGGCTGGACTTCAAGCAGCTCCACAACCCGGGCGTCCCGACGGCGAGCGGTCTCGGTGCCGGGCTCACGGAGACCCAACGTGAGACGCTGTTGACCGCGCTGGAGCGTGGCTACTTCGACGTCCCCCGGGAAATCAATCTGGTCGAACTCGCTGCCGAGTTGGGCGTCTCGGACACAGCGGTCTCCCAGCGGCTCCGGCGCGGTATCTCCGGACTACTCGTGGCGGCGATCGAGGGAACCGAGAGCGCCGACGGGCCGTCAGCGGAGTGAGTGCCGGCACGTAGTCGACGGCGTCGGCACAACGGTTAACACGACGCCGGACCCGGAATCTGGTATGCTACACTGTCGGCCACCGGCGCTCGAACGTTCGACGGTCGTCGCGTCCCGGGGTCGGTCTCGGGACCCGGCCGGACGCGGTACCGCGATCAGAGGGGCCGCGCCATGACGGTCGGCGTTCTCCAGACGGTGACGCGCGAGACGTTCTGGACCATCGGTCCGGTGGGCGAGGCGGTGTTTTACTACCTCGCCGCGGTGGCGGTTCTCGTCTTCGGCTACGGCGTCTACGGGCGGTTCGCCCGCTACGCGCGCGGAACCGACGACCCGTTCGCCCGCCTCGACGACCTCTCGGGACGACTCCGCCGCGCCACGCGCATGCTCGTCTCCAACGAGGCCCAGTTCGACCGCGACCGCTACGCGGGGGTCATGCACGCGTTCATCGTCTGGGGCTTTCTCACCCTCCTCATCGGCACCACAATCCTCGCGATCGACATCGACATCTACCGCCGTTTGACGGGGACGTCCTTCTTCGTCGGCGACTTCTACCTGTCGTACTCGCTGGTGATGGACGCGCTGGGGCTGCTGTTCGTCGTCGGCGTCGGCATGGCGATCTACCGGCGGTACCGGGTGAGAGAGGAGCGACTGTGGGGCAAACACACCGGCCTCGAGGACGACGCCTTCGTCTGGACGCTCTTTCTCCTCGGCGTTGGGGGCTACCTCACCGAGGGACTGCGCATCGTCGGCACCGGTTTTCCCTCCTTCGAGACCGTGTCGTTCGTGGGCTACTTCGTCGCGCTCGTTCTCGACGCCGGGGGACTCTCGGCCGCGGGGGCCGAGACGCTGTACTCCTGGGCGTGGTGGTCTCACGCGATCCTGGCGCTCGCGTTCGTCGCCGCCGTCCCCTACGCGAAACCGTTCCACATGCTCTCGTCCTTTGCGAACATCGTCACGCGGGATGAACGGGCGGGTCGTCGCCTCCCCCGGGTCCCCGAACACCTCGCGCCCGACGAGATCGGCTACACCTCGGTGGCGGACTTCTCGTGGCGACAACTGCTCGACATGGACGCCTGCACGAAGTGTGGCCGGTGTTCGTCCGTGTGTCCCGCGAAGGCTTCCGGACGCGACCTCGATCCGCGCGACGTGATCCTCGACCTGAAGACGTACCGCGAGTCGGTCGACGCGGGCGGCGAGGAGGTCGACATCGTGGCGGACGGCGGTTCGCCGGTGATCGCGGCGGAGTCGATGGAGTCGTGTATGGCCTGCATGGCCTGCATGGACGCCTGCCCGGTCGACATCGAACACCTGACCCATTTCACGGAGATGAACCGCCGGCTCACGGAGACGGGCCAGCAACCGGAGCAGGTCCAGGAGGCGATGATGAACGTCTTCCAGAACGGCAACGCCTTCGGCGACCCCGCACGGAAGCGTCCGGCGTGGACCGAGGAGCTGGACTTCGAGGTGCCGGACGCCCGCGAGGAGTCGGTGGAGTTCCTCTGGTACGTCGGCGACTACCCCTCCTACGACGAGCGCAACCAGCGGGTCGCCCGCGCGCTCGCACGTATCCTCCACGAGGCCGGCGTCTCCTACGGCATCCTCTACGACGACGAGGCCAACGACGGCAACGACGTCCGAAGAGTGGGTGAAGAGGGGCTGTACGAGATGCTCGTCGAGGACAACGCGAGGGCGATGGACGACTGCGACTTCGAGAAGATCGTCTGCACCGATCCCCACTCGTACAACACGTTCGAAAACGAGTACCCCGAGCTGGCGGCCGACCTCGGCGTCGACTTCGACTACCCCGTCTTCCACTACACGCAGCTGTTGCAGACGCTCGTCGACGAGGGCCGACTCGACCTCGGAACCGTCGACCGGACGGTCACCTACCACGATCCCTGTCACCTCGGTCGGTACAACGGTGTCTTCGAGACGCCCCGCGAGGTCGTCGAAGCGACCGGCGCGGACCTCGTCGAGATGCCACGCAACCGCGACGATTCGTTCTGTTGTGGCGGCGGCGGGGGCGGCCTCTGGATGGACCACGACGAGCACACGAAGCCGAGCGAGGAACGGCTGCGAGAGGCGACGGAGGACACCGTCCGCACGCCGGAGCAGTTCGTCGTCGCCTGTCCGATGTGCGCGACGATGTACGAGGACGGCCGTAAGACGGGCGGCTTCGAGGAACAGTTGGAGATCGTCGACGTGAGCGAACTCGTCGTCGAAGCGCTCGACGAGCGCGCGCGGGCGGGGACGGGCGGGACGACGCCGACGGCGGCGGACTGAACGACGGGATACAACGCTTCCGTCCAGCGTCACGACAGGAGGACATGGAGCCCCGCATCAACCTCGTCACCCTCGGCGTCGCCGACGTCGACCGCGCGGTCGAGTTCTATCGTGAACTCGGCTTCCCCGTCGACCGCCGGGGCGACGCCGCGTTCTTCGAACTCGATGGCGCGTGGCTCTCGGTCTTCCCGCGCGAGGCGCTCGCCGCGGACGCGGGTGTCGACGCCGGCCAGACGAGATTCGACGGCGTCACGCTCGCACACAACGTCGGTTCGCGGGAGGAAGTCGACCGCGTCCTCGCCGAACTCGCCGCCGCCGGCGGCGAGGTGACCCAGCCGGGGAGAGAGACCGACTGGGGCGGCTACTCGGGCTCCGTCGCCGACGGCGACGATTCTCCCGGTGGGCTCGTGGCCCAGAGTGTGCGGCGGGTCCGGACGGTAACCGAACCAGTCCCGGTCGCTCTGCCAGCAGTGCCAGTCGGACCGACACACGCCACAGCCGATCACTTCGGCCACGGCCCCGTGCGGTTCGGGCTCCGGACGGTCGGCCTCCTGCACCTCTCAGGGTTCTTTGAACGCCTCGAGTACGACTGCTTGCATTGCGTTTCGTGCTTCGGCTGAAATGACAAATAATTATATTTTAGGAAAACATGTTTGTAAAGTACCGTGAGTGTCTGTCAATCGAGCAACTCGAACGAGAAGTAACGCTCGGTGGTCGGACGGGCGGGCGCGGGGGATTACTCGCGCTGGTACTCCTTCTTGTAGCCGCGGAACTCCGTCCGGTGGGCCTCCTCGTCGGCGAGGATGGTCACCGCGAGGTCCTCGGTCACGGGGTCGTTCGCCTCCTCCGCGGCGTCGATGAGCGCGCGGTAGGTCGCGATGGCGTCCTCCTCGGCGTCGAGCACACCCCGGATGACCGAGAGGACGTCCGTCGAGTCCTCCGGGGGCTGCAGGGAGTGCTGTGCGGCCTCGAACTCCGCGGAGGCGGGCGGGCGCTCGTCGAGTTGCTTCAGGCGCTGGCCCAGCTGTTCGGCGTGGCCGAGTTCCTCCTGGATGTCCGTCTGGAGGGACTCCTTGATCTCCTCGGCGCGGACGCCGTCGAGGACGATCGCGTTGGTCATGTAGTTCCAGACGGTCTCGTGTTCGTCCTGGTACGCCTTGCGCAGGAGTCGGGTGACCTCTTCGGACATGGTTCGAACTTCGCTCTCTGACGACATGAAGCTACGGACGCCGGCAGGGACGGGGAGTTCCGCCCGGAGGAGACGGTCACCGCTACGCAGGTCGAACTGACGCCGCCGGTGGCCTTTTGACCTTCCCTCCGGCCACTTCGACTATGGATCCAGTCAACGAGTCGGATCTCGAGTGGACCGAGACTCGACGGGGCGTGACCGAGTTCCGCCGCAAGCGACTCGCCGACGCCGCCGGTGGCGAGGAGCTCGGTGCCAGCCTCTACGAACTCCCGCCGGGCGGGAAGTCGTGGCCCTACCACTACCACGCGGGCAACGAGGAGGCGATCTACGTCCTCGCCGGCGCGGGGACGCTCCGCGTCGGCGACGACGAGGACGACGAGCGCCATTCCTTACAGGCGGGCGACTACGTGGCGCTGCCGGCCGGTCCGGAGAGCGCTCAC
This Salinigranum marinum DNA region includes the following protein-coding sequences:
- a CDS encoding helix-turn-helix domain-containing protein, with product MSVIATLDVAAEHFVLEAAISEPSGLRVQLERVVPSDEWFVPYFWVADGSVDAIETALRSAPDIDSFRVLDRINGEALLRANWSTDASPLVETIHATSGELLDAVGTAGEWRVHLRFPDHTDLTEFYRRCHERGIRLDFKQLHNPGVPTASGLGAGLTETQRETLLTALERGYFDVPREINLVELAAELGVSDTAVSQRLRRGISGLLVAAIEGTESADGPSAE
- a CDS encoding alanine--glyoxylate aminotransferase family protein; protein product: MTEDFLLLNPGPVPVTDEVLQSMAEPMVSHRSAEFEAVYERAQDGLDYVFEHSSLSGESTTAEGGTSLVLNGTATMGMEAAITNLVGEGGEVVSLVNGKFGRRFARIADRYASCTRVEADWGESIPVEAVADAVTDDTDVVTLVHNETSTGLLNPGTEIGEIAREHDATFVVDGVTCIGGDEFLMDEWNVDIAITDAQKALAAPPGISAMWVRHGVEERFDGEAAPFYEDLDWHLRKEESHQTPFTSAVPLFRALAVAVEDIVAETMPTRIRRHQRQAAAFRAGFEAMGLELFANADGPTELSNTVTSVSLPDEVYGDDAPDFFDGVAERNVSISGGQAHLGGQIFRVSNMGHLTSEQVLRGVRTVGEAMADAGVDVETETGVEAARAALAE
- a CDS encoding energy-coupling factor transporter transmembrane protein EcfT; the encoded protein is MSLSFVAGDSLAHRLDPRTKLAVQAGFAVAAVAHTTPVGLLALSGATLVVLFLAATPVAASLRSYRSFLPFLVAAPLVEGATLGPPWFVVSDATGPALASYRVVLLLLVSTAYIRTTPVRESRAAIQHLLPGRVGVLLGAGVGLVLRFLPLMRHDLATIRAAMAARLGDRAPVHERIRLVGVTGLRRVFLRSDRLALALRARCFSWNPTLPPLSFSRRDYPALGVAVLLALTALF
- a CDS encoding cupin domain-containing protein produces the protein MDPVNESDLEWTETRRGVTEFRRKRLADAAGGEELGASLYELPPGGKSWPYHYHAGNEEAIYVLAGAGTLRVGDDEDDERHSLQAGDYVALPAGPESAHRVENDGDDPLRFLALSTMRDPDVTVYPDSGKIGVYAGSPPGGDADERVVSGYYPADATVDYWLDEE
- a CDS encoding (Fe-S)-binding protein, whose amino-acid sequence is MTVGVLQTVTRETFWTIGPVGEAVFYYLAAVAVLVFGYGVYGRFARYARGTDDPFARLDDLSGRLRRATRMLVSNEAQFDRDRYAGVMHAFIVWGFLTLLIGTTILAIDIDIYRRLTGTSFFVGDFYLSYSLVMDALGLLFVVGVGMAIYRRYRVREERLWGKHTGLEDDAFVWTLFLLGVGGYLTEGLRIVGTGFPSFETVSFVGYFVALVLDAGGLSAAGAETLYSWAWWSHAILALAFVAAVPYAKPFHMLSSFANIVTRDERAGRRLPRVPEHLAPDEIGYTSVADFSWRQLLDMDACTKCGRCSSVCPAKASGRDLDPRDVILDLKTYRESVDAGGEEVDIVADGGSPVIAAESMESCMACMACMDACPVDIEHLTHFTEMNRRLTETGQQPEQVQEAMMNVFQNGNAFGDPARKRPAWTEELDFEVPDAREESVEFLWYVGDYPSYDERNQRVARALARILHEAGVSYGILYDDEANDGNDVRRVGEEGLYEMLVEDNARAMDDCDFEKIVCTDPHSYNTFENEYPELAADLGVDFDYPVFHYTQLLQTLVDEGRLDLGTVDRTVTYHDPCHLGRYNGVFETPREVVEATGADLVEMPRNRDDSFCCGGGGGGLWMDHDEHTKPSEERLREATEDTVRTPEQFVVACPMCATMYEDGRKTGGFEEQLEIVDVSELVVEALDERARAGTGGTTPTAAD
- a CDS encoding ABC transporter ATP-binding protein — its product is MIRTRNLTHRYGDSVAVDGVSLSIDDGEFLLLAGPNGSGKTTLVRHFNGLLEPDSGIVEVNGEAISENVVAARTAVGMVFQDPRDGFVAATVGADVAFGPENLGLTHDEIERRVDDALAAVRLREKRDARIEALSGGERERVAIAGALAMDPDHLVLDEPFTGLDWPARRAVLERLDALHAAGKSVVVVTHDLRDVAALAGRVVVLTQGRIALDAPTDEIDPDRLTERGIRPP
- a CDS encoding conditioned medium-induced protein 4: MDDKTEELRDIFIDATGSDTVTERQEETRGSLAGGDDEATDERLTDLVATMRQRFDFRSTLVDDALVTVLRRFFDDETDAEIAADLGITAQEVFEARMDLHLVTDVDRATDIEIVTVRRLFVDGADVEACVEAIDADAEAVRRAYRVVESETAAARASHRFRDEFAELLSDEELSTRLASDARRDGLEDATEDLETDVSF
- a CDS encoding ferritin-like domain-containing protein, with product MSEEVTRLLRKAYQDEHETVWNYMTNAIVLDGVRAEEIKESLQTDIQEELGHAEQLGQRLKQLDERPPASAEFEAAQHSLQPPEDSTDVLSVIRGVLDAEEDAIATYRALIDAAEEANDPVTEDLAVTILADEEAHRTEFRGYKKEYQRE
- a CDS encoding biotin transporter BioY, giving the protein MATNTESVELVGDEVVGNVARAVLFAAATAATAPVDLVHPLAPNVPITLQTLWVYLSGIVLGPLWAGFAFVLYLLAGVVGLPVFAGANAGLGVVLGPTGGFLVGFPLAAATIGFVAHGRDGLNPLSEIPVPRLAVALVAGSAVVYAAGSVGFSLVQGIGLLASVTAVVVPFLPVAALKAAVTVAIVRSDAIVAR